The Theropithecus gelada isolate Dixy chromosome 11, Tgel_1.0, whole genome shotgun sequence genome includes a region encoding these proteins:
- the LOC112634497 gene encoding hydroxycarboxylic acid receptor 2 yields MNWHHPQDHFLVIDKKNCCVFRDDFIVKVLPPVLGLEFIFGLLGNGLALWIFCFHLKSWKSSRIFLFNLAVADFLLIICLPFLMDNYVRRWDWKFGDIPCRLMLFMLAMNRQGSIIFLTVVAVDRYFRVVHPHHALNKISNRTAAIISCLLWGVTIGLTVHLLKRKMPIQNGTANLCSSFSICNTFRWHEAMFLLEFFLPLGIILFCSARIIWSLRQRQMDRHAKIKRAINFIMVVAIVFVICFLPSVAVRIRIFWLLHTFGTQNCEMYRSVDLAFFITLSFTYMNSMLDPVVYYFSSPSFPNFFSTLINRCLRRKMTGEPDNNRSTSVELTGDPNTTRGAPEALMANPDEPWSPSYLGPTSR; encoded by the coding sequence ATGAATTGGCACCATCCGCAGGATCACTTTCTGGTAATAGACAAGAAGAACTGCTGTGTGTTCCGAGATGACTTCATTGTCAAGGTGTTGCCGCCGGTGTTGGGGCTGGAGTTTATCTTCGGGCTTCTGGGCAATGGCCTTGCCCTGTGGATTTTCTGTTTCCACCTCAAGTCCTGGAAATCCAGCCGGATTTTCCTGTTCAACCTGGCAGTGGCTGACTTTCTCCTGATCATCTGCCTGCCATTCCTGATGGACAACTATGTGAGACGTTGGGACTGGAAGTTTGGGGACATCCCTTGCCGGCTGATGCTCTTCATGCTGGCCATGAACCGCCAGGGCAGCATCATCTTCCTCACGGTGGTGGCCGTGGACAGGTATTTCCGGGTTGTCCATCCCCACCACGCCCTGAACAAGATCTCCAATCGAACAGCAGCCATCATCTCTTGCCTTCTGTGGGGTGTCACTATTGGCCTGACAGTCCACCTCCTGAAGAGGAAGATGCCGATCCAGAATGGCACTGCAAATTTGTGCAGCAGCTTCAGCATCTGCAATACCTTCCGGTGGCACGAAGCCATGTTCCTCCTGGAGTTCTTCCTGCCCCTGGGCATCATCCTGTTCTGCTCAGCAAGAATTATCTGGAGCCTGCGGCAGAGACAAATGGACCGGCATGCCAAGATCAAAAGAGCCATCAACTTCATCATGGTCGTGGCCATCGTCTTTGTCATCTGCTTCCTTCCCAGCGTGGCTGTGCGGATACGCATCTTCTGGCTCCTGCACACTTTTGGCACGCAGAATTGTGAAATGTACCGCTCAGTGGACCTGGCGTTCTTTATCACTCTCAGTTTCACCTACATGAACAGCATGCTGGACCCCGTGGTGTACTACTTCTCCAGCCCATCCTTTCCCAACTTCTTCTCCACTTTGATCAACCGCTGCCTCCGGAGGAAGATGACAGGTGAGCCAGATAATAACCGCAGCACGAGTGTCGAGCTCACAGGGGACCCGAACACAACCAGAGGCGCTCCAGAGGCGTTAATGGCCAACCCCGATGAGCCATGGAGCCCCTCTTATCTGGGTCCAACCTCTCGTTAA
- the HCAR1 gene encoding hydroxycarboxylic acid receptor 1 translates to MYNGSCCRIEGDTISQVMPPLLIVAFVLGALGNGVALCGFCFHMKTWKPSTVYLFNLAVADFLLMICLPFRTDYYLRRRHWAFGDIPCRVGLFTLAMNRAGSIVFLTVVAVDRYFKVVHPHHAVNTISNRTAAGIVCTLWTLVILGTLYLLLENHLCVQETAISCESFIMESANGWHDIMFQLEFFLPLGIILFCSFKIVWSLRRRQQLARQARMKKATRFIMVVAVVFITCYLPSVSARLYFLWTVPWSACDPSVHVALHITLSFTYMNSMLDPLVYYFSSPSFPKFYNKLKICSLKPKQPGHSKTQRPQEMPISNLGRKSCLSVTNSSQSQSDGQWDPHIVEWH, encoded by the coding sequence ATGTACAACGGGTCGTGCTGCCGCATCGAGGGGGACACCATCTCCCAGGTGATGCCGCCGCTGCTCATTGTGGCCTTTGTGCTGGGCGCACTAGGCAATGGGGTCGCCCTGTGTGGTTTCTGCTTCCATATGAAGACCTGGAAGCCGAGCACTGTTTACCTTTTCAACTTGGCTGTGGCTGATTTCCtccttatgatctgcctgccttttcGGACAGACTATTACCTCAGACGTAGACACTGGGCTTTTGGGGACATTCCCTGCCGGGTGGGACTCTTCACCTTGGCCATGAACAGGGCCGGGAGCATCGTGTTCCTTACGGTGGTGGCTGTGGACAGGTATTTCAAAGTGGTCCACCCCCACCACGCCGTGAACACCATCTCCAACCGGACGGCGGCTGGCATCGTCTGCACCCTGTGGACCCTGGTCATCCTGGGAACACTGTATCTTTTGCTGGAGAACCATCTCTGTGTACAAGAGACGGCTATCTCCTGTGAGAGCTTCATCATGGAGTCGGCCAATGGCTGGCATGACATCATGTTCCAGCTGGAGTTCTTTCTGCCCCTCGGCATCATCTTATTTTGCTCCTTCAAGATTGTTTGGAGCCTGAGGCGGAGGCAGCAGCTGGCCAGACAGGCTCGGATGAAGAAGGCGACCCGGTTCATCATGGTGGTGGCAGTTGTGTTCATCACGTGCTACCTGCCCAGCGTGTCCGCCAGACTCTATTTCCTCTGGACGGTGCCCTGGAGTGCCTGCGATCCCTCTGTCCATGTGGCCCTGCACATCACCCTCAGCTTCACCTACATGAACAGCATGCTGGATCCCCTGGTGTATTATTTTTCAAGCCCCTCGTTTCCCAAATTCTACAACAAGCTCAAAATCTGCAGTCTGAAACCCAAGCAGCCAGGACACTCAAAAACACAAAGGCCGCAAGAGATGCCAATTTCGAACCTCGGTCGCAAGAGTTGCCTCAGTGTGACAAATAGTTCCCAAAGCCAGTCTGATGGGCAGTGGGATCCCCACATTGTTGAGTGGCACTGA